One Maribacter cobaltidurans genomic window carries:
- a CDS encoding SLC13 family permease translates to MTWEIITVFLIIGAVVILFAFEVFPMDKISFLIIGILLLSGLVSPEEAVSGFSNKAVITILCLMILAIGLEDNGVISWLAEGLKILKSWPAVLALIAIMILSGGISAFISSTAVVIVFIKIVAKLKEKYGMLPGKLLLPISFAGILGGSCTLMGTSTNLIVNNIALRYTGEKLGFFEFSLLGLTFLGVSMFIIVLFYKFLPKGDGDKLSDTYNLNRYLLTLKVNKDSPLVDKELQDTFMFKESEITVLRVTRNNLEKNMLSPGLKIKANDIILLHCSLENLQKMRGEGYFDLDIDENTADFTSEETSIKRLDRKEKDSPDEKEHETILLELLLLPGSRFIGKTLSGLKKMIVPRAIPIAVNKRKPLTNLRSRLHLNNSAITRLRVGDRLLIQTDTSYLNNFENSNNLAVLNQFDGALPSTSFKRNLCLLILVVTIILAATGVFEIMTSVIFGTIAMLLFKCIELNTIYEKINWQIIFLLAGMIPLGIAMTNSGADQWLTQELLKIMAGQQPIFIIGVLFLTTMLFSSVVSNNATAIIMAPIAIALAKGLDLDVKPFILCVMFAANFSFFTPLGYQTNALIYSMGIYKFKHFLILGGVISIVLLVLGTLLLSAML, encoded by the coding sequence ATGACCTGGGAAATTATTACCGTATTTCTTATCATCGGCGCAGTTGTAATCCTGTTTGCCTTTGAAGTTTTTCCTATGGATAAAATCTCATTTTTAATCATAGGAATTCTTTTGCTCTCTGGCCTGGTAAGCCCGGAAGAGGCTGTAAGTGGGTTTTCCAACAAAGCCGTGATAACTATCCTTTGCCTTATGATATTGGCCATTGGACTAGAGGATAACGGAGTAATTTCGTGGTTGGCAGAAGGATTAAAAATCCTAAAAAGTTGGCCGGCCGTTCTTGCCTTGATTGCCATCATGATTTTATCCGGAGGTATCTCGGCGTTCATCAGCTCCACTGCGGTCGTCATTGTTTTTATAAAAATCGTCGCAAAGCTCAAGGAAAAATATGGTATGCTGCCGGGAAAGCTACTGCTGCCCATTTCCTTTGCAGGAATTCTGGGTGGAAGCTGCACGCTAATGGGTACTTCCACGAATTTGATCGTGAACAATATAGCCCTCCGTTACACAGGCGAAAAACTTGGTTTTTTTGAATTTTCCCTTTTGGGTTTGACCTTCCTTGGTGTTTCCATGTTCATCATTGTTCTGTTCTACAAATTTTTACCCAAAGGCGATGGGGACAAACTATCGGATACCTACAATCTAAACCGATACCTGCTCACCCTAAAGGTAAACAAAGACTCCCCTTTGGTAGACAAGGAACTACAGGACACTTTCATGTTCAAGGAATCCGAAATTACTGTTTTAAGGGTAACCCGAAACAATTTGGAGAAGAATATGCTCAGCCCTGGATTGAAAATAAAGGCAAACGATATTATTCTATTGCATTGCAGCTTGGAAAATCTTCAAAAAATGAGAGGGGAAGGGTATTTTGACCTTGATATCGATGAAAATACTGCCGATTTTACATCCGAAGAAACATCCATCAAGAGATTGGACAGAAAAGAAAAGGATTCTCCCGATGAAAAAGAACATGAAACCATCCTCCTTGAGCTTTTATTGTTACCAGGTTCCCGTTTTATTGGAAAAACACTATCGGGACTTAAAAAAATGATTGTACCAAGGGCCATTCCAATTGCGGTAAACAAGAGAAAACCCTTGACCAACCTCAGAAGTCGTTTGCATTTGAACAATAGTGCCATAACCCGGCTCCGGGTAGGCGATCGTCTATTGATACAGACAGATACTTCCTACCTCAACAATTTTGAGAACAGTAACAATTTGGCCGTTCTAAACCAGTTTGACGGGGCACTGCCCTCTACCTCCTTTAAAAGAAATTTATGCCTTTTGATTTTGGTAGTTACCATTATCCTTGCGGCAACCGGGGTTTTTGAGATTATGACCAGCGTTATATTTGGGACCATTGCCATGCTCCTTTTTAAGTGTATTGAACTCAATACCATTTATGAAAAAATCAACTGGCAGATCATTTTTCTTTTGGCAGGCATGATTCCTCTAGGCATTGCCATGACGAACTCCGGGGCAGATCAATGGTTGACCCAAGAACTTTTAAAAATTATGGCCGGCCAGCAGCCTATATTTATCATCGGCGTGCTATTCCTTACTACTATGTTGTTCAGCAGTGTGGTATCCAACAACGCTACAGCCATCATTATGGCACCAATTGCGATAGCATTGGCCAAAGGTTTGGATCTGGACGTGAAACCCTTTATCCTTTGTGTCATGTTTGCGGCAAACTTCAGTTTTTTTACGCCTTTGGGGTATCAGACCAACGCCTTGATCTATAGCATGGGAATTTATAAGTTTAAGCACTTTCTCATTCTGGGAGGGGTCATTTCCATAGTGCTGTTGGTGCTTGGAACACTATTATTGAGTGCTATGCTTTAG
- a CDS encoding ferredoxin--NADP reductase yields MADFYALTVKNIKKLTPNSVAVTFEIPKDLVQTFLFTAGQYITIKKEIKGKELRRAYSISSSPKKDHITIGIKKVDNGGFSHYANTKLQVGDTLEVMPPEGRFSFKPKGSPQHVAAFAAGSGITPIMSIAKSVLDGNPKNTFVLVYGNKSYEETMFYTDLVKLELDYTNRFFVYFINSQTREDNALFGRIDTSTVNYALKNKHAGTDFDGYYLCGPQQMIENVKDTLLDNDISEDKIHFELFTATEIKEEMPSLPEGQTVLTVTLEDEEFQLTMDKKTTVLDAVLKENIDAPYSCQGGVCSSCIARITEGKAEMAANQILTDGEIEEGFVLTCQAHPTTPTLKVDYDDV; encoded by the coding sequence ATGGCAGATTTTTATGCATTGACCGTTAAAAACATTAAAAAATTAACCCCCAATTCCGTGGCGGTCACTTTTGAGATTCCCAAGGATTTGGTTCAGACCTTTTTATTTACGGCCGGGCAATACATCACCATAAAAAAAGAAATAAAGGGAAAGGAATTGCGTAGGGCCTACTCCATCAGCTCTTCCCCCAAGAAAGACCATATTACCATCGGTATCAAAAAAGTAGATAATGGTGGATTCTCCCATTACGCCAATACTAAACTGCAAGTTGGCGACACCTTGGAAGTTATGCCTCCTGAAGGTCGGTTTTCATTTAAACCCAAGGGTAGCCCACAACATGTTGCGGCCTTTGCAGCGGGTAGCGGTATTACCCCTATCATGAGCATTGCCAAATCCGTATTGGATGGAAATCCCAAAAATACTTTTGTATTGGTCTATGGTAACAAATCATATGAGGAAACCATGTTTTATACAGATTTGGTAAAACTGGAACTAGATTATACCAATAGGTTTTTTGTCTATTTCATCAACAGTCAAACTCGCGAGGATAACGCACTTTTTGGTCGAATAGACACCTCAACGGTGAATTATGCCTTAAAGAACAAACATGCCGGTACTGACTTCGATGGATATTATCTCTGTGGACCCCAACAGATGATCGAAAATGTAAAGGATACCTTGTTGGACAATGATATTTCTGAAGATAAGATTCATTTTGAACTTTTTACCGCTACGGAAATTAAGGAGGAAATGCCCAGTTTACCGGAAGGACAGACCGTTTTGACCGTAACCTTGGAAGATGAGGAATTCCAATTGACCATGGACAAGAAAACTACGGTTTTGGATGCGGTCCTAAAGGAAAACATCGATGCTCCCTATTCCTGCCAAGGTGGAGTGTGCAGCAGTTGTATTGCCCGTATTACCGAAGGAAAAGCAGAAATGGCTGCCAATCAAATCCTTACCGATGGCGAAATCGAAGAAGGTTTTGTACTTACCTGTCAGGCCCATCCCACAACGCCTACCCTTAAAGTGGATTATGACGACGTTTAG